Proteins encoded by one window of Lycium barbarum isolate Lr01 chromosome 11, ASM1917538v2, whole genome shotgun sequence:
- the LOC132616693 gene encoding uncharacterized protein LOC132616693 isoform X2: MGGGSSTEKKKIAWPKDDFIDLVLSWSIKDIFDDTLYQHQVEKIPQSFESAEHYIGSFFFPLLEETRADIASSLKDIVKAPFAELISFDEVEPNGAFDVKVDYWRNKCSDGRVPYRTSPGDIVVISKAKPEAANDLQRSGYWTFASVIDANENDALVNFKVRVPPYSGIVKGMRQSCHIAFLVNVMPNNRVWDALRMRKNLNMIEKVLHPVPEKRIGQKCDVCSTSINDESVGAVACNLLSKLNNSQASAILTSLANVKCRHKASVELIYGPPGTGKTRTLSAMLVTLLRMKCRTITCAPTDVATARVASKLVQLVQETYKNEFDGFCPLGDILLFGNNNCDDGEDIAEISLDYRVGRLVECLAPMTGWNHCVSSMINFLEELSEQEEAPKVKVKNSSLIDFSQFSSIASSLRKFLLTICTHVPIRFLRGENVESIVRALSLLNSHERMLFHKNAASKSLVLLKDLQKSLGKLDFPTATRKDRITEFCIQMAFSVFSSASTSYKLHSVDMEPFDLLVVDDACQLKECEAVIPLQLRGLRHTVLAGGACQLSTLVKSRISREVGFGRSLFERLISLGHSKHLLNVQYRMHPSISQFPNSILYGKQILDAPDVKCKAYEKIYLKGQCFAPYTFINVPWGEEELDNLGHRRNLVEVALVMQIVQSLFKAWNTSNKKLSIGVISPYAAQVLAIQDRLGQKYNNHAHFEVNVKTVDRFQGGENDIVIISTVRSNRDGSIGFLSSLHWTNVALTRARHCLWILGNEQMMLDSNTIWEALVLDAKDRLCFFHADDDTDMRKTLLDVKKELDQLDDFLSGDSILFKEQRWKVVFSDNFRKSFRKLASSCLRKYVLTLLVKLASGWRPKRNKVELVCESSTQVVKQFKVVEGRYIVCTVDIQKEDFYTQVLKVWDILPLEEVAEFLKRLDAIYLMYTKEFINLCKEKHFKGDWEVPKSWEIHHEIVQYKKGTQRRLSRDSNGALNDVGYLEKSRVSESFLLMKFYSLSSGMVTHLLSDRYGEEVDIPFEVTNEEREIIRFSKSSFILGRSGTGKTTVLTMKLFQKEQHYHSSVHGLSVAEGNEISQSAGETRIRLFEENEEDQCLGETSKTTLHQLFVTVSPKLCYAVNKQVSQLKRFALGGSFWAESSFETDDLDGMTHFRDIPNSFIAVPYKKYPLVITFHKFLMMLDGTIGSSYFDRFNLKWKLSKDKSLRAVSLETFIREKEINYDRFCCLYWPHFRSQLTKNLDPSRVFTEIMSHIKGGLHAGDFLDGKLSRDAYVSMSEHRVSNLSEEKREGIYDIFQTYEKMKMTRGEFDLSDLVNDLHLRLKCCHLDGDKMDFVYVDEVQDLTMRQISLFKYICRNVDKGFVFSGDTAQTIARGVDFRFEDIRNLFYTEFVMKSKGDARRKDKGHISSVFQLLQNFRTHTGVLQLAQSVINLLAHYFPQSVDVLKPETSLVDGAAPVLLKPGDDENAIKTIFGNKGNNSGKLVGFGAEQVILVRDESAKKEITHYVGQRALVLTIVECKGLEFEDVLMYNFFSSSPLGNQWRVVYEYMKEQSLADLSFPSFCDARHNIWCSELKQLYVAITRTRQRLWICESVDEFSRPMFDYWKMLSLVEVREVDDFIADTMQTFSTPDEWKSRGLKLFWEKNYKMALMCFKKAGETNWERRAKAAGLRATVEQIRYTDPEKARTCLLEAAEIFYSIGRFESAAECFYDLEDYQRAGNIYLHKCGALLKAAECFLLAGRYKQAARVYAKGNYFTECLSACTKGKCYYLGLEYIEDWKQNALQRTNAGKTDEIGKKFLENCAYNYFELKDTASMMKFVKAFPSMDMKRKFLMSRKCLDELLLLEEESGNFAEAAEIAWLNGDILCEADLLGKGGDFDKACSLVLLYVLSHSLWMDGSEGWPLKSFVRKDELLKKATSFAKHGSNFETMCTEIKVLARESADWSDLKHIFSSSQKSKSFLGEMLCCRKILDFHIRVDVKKYVWDDKLLGNLHDLEELISCCQVSVGTMLHFWNSWKKNVIDVLDSIQCLGDVNYGEFKEIGEFCLKYFGARQQMNGLNITYVLLHPAAEWVKNIQNFVIKRNKQMVFVDARHFISAARTHWHTELLVVGLKVLETLASLYELAVKSMPLFCQSMCLLNVYEIAKFLLDSEHHDGRIHNFLILSGKYFEKIFPLDPRQSMVDSMIVLRRTKLSCDVLQEFIVRDIGTSDLLSYGQIGRIVMIWLASGNLSEELYKKVVGRIPSDVPWKSFFETLNCMKQRECMEDFESGDSVGGKLLEFQEVLSSDGNLECSEGSSNNAAETMEVTLLREFCDALQDTFSANWMKIDDFFSPVCFLYLLERFLILVSQYRGIFFTAKSSFVEWLISEQFEARKTSTHAINTQLLEEFYDSVLVMVQELIYDKAGTVKWIARSRINIHVYYKQMFLRLVLVLCLLCVNCWKYYDVLFKVLSIDDVRNQLPEELYDILQRGMEINYVQINDFGEAFEKCGDSLLVVTLGEIVTEVECPNVVSVQLGTNCSREDILSLLLPPRTDSSLVQTVTVPEVMSDPSAKISVISGDQPNSLAMLPSAVTSVSDQQMNWAVFQEISNVLKSIGNDGCGTSALDLTVNLKEEMNANMNFLTGAINLCSGKKLYAGEDMMEEACNMLQELLQLNSLMNKSTLEQESIEQLLKSILSKKPKLEAFLNQLIVPKDVSVALENQRAEKLDVACNEVALTDLLPSVSTFETRGGDQGAGKQGKGKGKYKKRKGKRRN; this comes from the exons ATGGGAGGGGGTTCTTCTACGGAGAAGAAGAAGATTGCATGGCCTAAAGATGATTTTATTGATTTGGTCCTCTCATGGTCTATCAAAGATATTTTTGATGACACTCTATATCAACATCAG GTGGAGAAGATTCCACAATCATTTGAATCAGCAGAGCATTACATTGGCTCTTTCTTCTTCCCATTACTTGAAGAAACACGAGCGGACATTGCTTCTTCCTTGAAAGACATAGTCAAAGCACCATTTGCTGAATTAATCTCCTTTGATGAAGTAGAGCCAAATGGAGCTTTTGATGTTAAGGTTGACTATTGGAGGAATAAATGTAGTGATGGTCGGGTGCCTTATAGGACATCGCCAGGAGATATTGTTGTTATCTCGAAAGCTAAACCCGAAGCTGCTAATGACCTGCAGCGATCGGGATATTGGACATTTGCGTCTGTTATTGATGCCAATGAGAATGATGCATTGGTTAATTTTAAAGTCAGAGTTCCTCCATATAGCGGAATTGTTAAGGGAATGCGACAATCGTGCCATATAGCGTTTTTGGTGAATGTAATGCCAAACAACAGAGTCTGGGACGCGTTGCGTATGAGAAAGAATTTGAATATGATTGAGAAAGTCCTGCACCCTGTGCCCGAG AAACGGATCGGACAGAAATGTGATGTTTGTTCCACATCCATTAATGATGAATCAGTTGGAGCAGTTGCGTGTAATCTGTTGTCCAAGTTGAACAATTCGCAGGCTAGTGCAATACTTACCTCTCTTGCCAACGTGAAGTGTCGCCACAAGGCTTCCGTTGAACTTATTTATGGTCCACCTGGTACAGGAAAGACTAGGACGCTAAGTGCAATGCTCGTTACACTACTGCGAATGAAGTGTAGAACCATTACTTGTGCCCCAACGGACGTAGCTACAGCCCGAGTTGCTTCAAAGTTGGTTCAACTGGTTCAGGAGACGTATAAGAATGAATTTGATGGCTTTTGTCCTTTGGGTGATATTCTGTTGTTTGGGAATAATAACTGTGATGATGGTGAAGATATTGCGGAGATTTCCCTCGATTATCGTGTTGGCAGGTTGGTGGAGTGCCTTGCACCAATGACTGGTTGGAATCACTGTGTAAGTTCTATGATTAATTTTCTGGAGGAACTCAGTGAGCAAGAGGAAGCTCCGAAGGTAAAGGTGAAAAACAGCTCATTGATAGATTTTTCCCAGTTTAGTTCGATAGCTTCATCTCTTCGGAAATTTTTGCTTACAATCTGTACCCATGTACCTATACGGTTTCTTCGAGGAGAAAACGTTGAAAGCATAGTGCGCGCTCTCTCCCTACTTAATTCTCATGAGAGGATGTTATTTCATAAGAATGCTGCTTCTAAGTCCCTTGTTCTTCTAAAAGATCTTCAGAAATCTCTTGGGAAACTGGATTTTCCTACTGCGACGAGAAAGGATCGGATAACGGAGTTCTGCATCCAAATGGCTTTCTCGGTTTTTTCTAGTGCTTCTACTTCATATAAGCTACATTCAGTGGATATGGAACCATTTGACTTATTGGTTGTTGATGATGCCTGCCAGTTGAAGGAGTGTGAAGCGGTCATACCTCTTCAACTTCGAGGTTTGAGGCACACTGTTCTGGCCGGAGGAGCGTGCCAATTGTCAACATTAGTGAAGAGTAGA ATTTCTCGTGAAGTTGGCTTCGGAAGGAGCTTGTTCGAAAGACTCATTTCATTAGGTCATTCCAAGCACCTGCTTAACGTACAGTACAGAATGCATCCTTCCATTAGCCAGTTCCCAAATTCAATTCTCTATGGTAAACAGATCCTCGATGCCCCTGATGTAAAGTGTAAAGCCTACGAGAAAATATATCTTAAAGGACAGTGTTTTGCCCCCTACACCTTTATAAATGTACCATGGGGAGAAGAGGAGCTGGATAATCTCGGGCACAGGCGAAATTTGGTTGAGGTTGCTTTGGTAATGCAGATAGTGCAGAGCTTGTTCAAAG CTTGGAATACGTCCAACAAGAAACTCAGCATTGGTGTTATATCGCCTTATGCTGCTCAAGTTTTGGCCATACAAGATAGACTTGGGCAGAAGTATAATAACCATGCACATTTCGAAGTTAACGTGAAGACAGTTGACAGGTTTCAGGGAGGGGAAAATGATATTGTAATAATATCTACAGTGAGGTCTAACAGGGATGGCTCCATTGGCTTCTTGTCTAGTCTTCATTGGACTAATGTTGCTTTGACCAGGGCTCG GCATTGTCTCTGGATATTGGGCAATGAGCAAATGATGCTTGATAGCAATACCATCTGGGAAGCACTAGTTCTCGATGCCAAGGATCGTCTGTGCTTCTTTCATGCAGACGACGATACGGACATGAGGAAAACACTTTTAGATGTGAAGAAAGAACTTGATCAATTGGATGATTTTCTAAGTGGGGATAGTATTCTATTCAAAGAACAAAGATGGAAG GTAGTGTTCAGCGACAATTTTAGAAAATCATTTCGTAAGTTGGCATCCTCGTGCTTGAGAAAGTATGTGTTAACTCTTCTGGTTAAGCTTGCTAGTGGATGGCGTCCAAAGAGAAATAAGGTGGAGTTAGTTTGTGAAAGCTCAACTCAAGTTGTAAAGCAGTTCAAGGTGGTTGAAGGGCGTTACATCGTTTGTACTGTTGATATTCAGAAAGAGGATTTTTATACACAAGTTCTAAAGGTTTGGGATATTTTGCCTTTGGAGGAGGTTGCCGAGTTTTTGAAACGACTCGATGCAATATATTTAATGTACACTAAAGAATTCATCAACCTCTGTAAGGAGAAGCATTTTAAGGG GGATTGGGAAGTCCCAAAGAGTTGGGAGATTCATCATGAAATTGTTCAGTATAAAAAGGGTACTCAAAGAAGATTGAGCCGTGACTCGAATGGTGCACTCAATGACGTTGGTTATCTTGAAAAATCAAGAGTGAGTGAAAGCTTCTTGTTGATGAAGTTTTACTCCTTATCATCTGGTATGGTCACTCATTTGCTCTCCGATCGATACGGTGAAGAAGTAGATATCCCTTTTGAAGTTACTAATGAAGAGAGGGAGATAATCCGTTTCAGTAAAAGTAGCTTCATCCTTGGCCGCTCAGGCACCGGGAAAACTACCGTGTTGACAATGAAGTTATTCCAGAAGGAGCAACATTACCATAGTTCCGTTCACGGGCTAAGTGTAGCTGAGGGAAATGAGATAAGTCAATCTGCGGGGGAGACAAGAATTCGACTATTCGAGGAAAATGAAGAGGACCAATGTCTCGGAGAGACTAGCAAGACTACTTTGCACCAGCTATTTGTGACAGTTAGTCCTAAACTATGTTATGCTGTTAACAAGCAAGTTTCTCAGCTGAAAAG GTTTGCTCTTGGTGGAAGTTTCTGGGCCGAAAGCAGCTTTGAAACTGATGATTTGGATGGAATGACACACTTTAGGGACATACCGAATTCTTTTATTGCCGTTCCATACAAAAAATATCCTCTTGTGATAACATTCCATAAATTCTTAATGATGCTTGATGGAACTATAGGTTCTTCCTACTTCGATAGATTTAACTTGAAGTGGAAGCTTTCCAAGGACAAAAGCTTGAGGGCAGTTTCCCTAGAGACATTCATAAGAGAGAAGGAGATCAACTATGACCGCTTCTGTTGCTTGTATTGGCCTCACTTTAGAAGTCAGTTGACCAAGAATCTTGATCCTTCAAGGGTCTTTACTGAAATAATGTCTCATATAAAAGGTGGGCTGCATGCTGGGGATTTTCTTGATGGGAAGCTTAGCAGAGACGCTTATGTTTCTATGTCTGAACATCGGGTCTCCAATTTAAGTGAGGAAAAAAGAGAGGGAATTTATGATATTTTTCAAACTTATGAAAAGATGAAGATGACGCGTGGTGAATTTGATCTATCTGATTTAGTTAATGATCTTCATCTTCGACTAAAATGTTGTCATCTGGATGGTGACAAAATGGACTTCGTATATGTTGATGAAGTTCAAGATTTGACAATGAGACAGATCTCTCTTTTCAAATACATTTGCAGAAATGTTGATAAAGGATTTGTTTTTTCTGGGGATACGGCCCAGACGATTGCCAGGGGGGTAGATTTTCGTTTTGAAGACATAAGAAATCTATTTTACACTGAGTTTGTCATGAAATCAAAGGGTGATGCCAGAAGAAAAGATAAAGGACACATATCTAGTGTTTTTCAGTTGCTTCAGAACTTCCGTACGCATACTGGTGTACTTCAACTTGCTCAAAGTGTGATCAATCTACTTGCTCATTATTTCCCTCAGTCTGTAGATGTCTTGAAACCTGAAACAAGTCTTGTAGATGGTGCGGCTCCAGTTTTGCTCAAGCCGGGAGATGATGAAAATGCTATTAAAACTATTTTTGGGAACAAGGGAAATAACAGTGGAAAACTGGTAGGCTTTGGTGCGGAACAAGTAATATTAGTACGTGATGAATCTGCAAAAAAAGAAATCACTCATTATGTTGGGCAGAGAGCGCTTGTTTTGACCATAGTTGAGTGCAAAGGCCTGGAGTTCGAG GATGTTCTCATGTACAATTTCTTTAGCTCATCGCCACTTGGGAATCAGTGGAGAGTCGTATATGAGTACATGAAAGAGCAAAGTTTAGCCGATTTGTCCTTCCCAAGTTTCTGTGATGCGAGACATAATATCTGGTGTTCTGAGCTAAAGCAACTTTACGTGGCTATCACTCGAACGAGGCAAAGATTGTGGATCTGTGAAAGTGTAGATGAGTTTTCCAGGCCTATGTTTGACTACTGGAAAATGTTGTCTCTTGTGGAAGTAAGGGAGGTCGATGATTTCATTGCAGATACAATGCAAACTTTTAGCACTCCGGATGAGTGGAAATCAAGAGGATTGAAG CTATTTTGGGAGAAAAATTATAAGATGGCGCTAATGTGTTTCAAGAAAGCGGGAGAAACAAATTGGGAGAGAAGGGCAAAGGCAGCTGGCCTCAGGGCAACTGTTGAACAAATTCGTTATACAGACCCCGAAAAGGCTCGTACCTGTCTTCTGGAGGCTGCTGAGATATTTTATTCCATTGGCCGGTTTGAGTCTGCAGCGGAGTGTTTTTATGACTTGGAGGATTATCAGCGAGCAG GAAATATTTATTTGCACAAGTGTGGTGCACTATTAAAGGCTGCTGAATGTTTCTTACTGGCCGGCCGCTACAAGCAAGCAGCACGAGTTTATGCAAAAGGAAATTATTTCACAGAGTGCCTGTCAGCTTGTACCAAAGGAAAATGTTACTACTTAGGTCTGGAATATATCGAGGACTGGAAGCAGAATGCCCTTCAGCGTACTAATGCTGGGAAAACtgatgaaattggaaagaagTTCCTTGAGAATTGTGCATATAATTATTTTGAGCTCAAGGACACAGCTTCCATGATGAAATTTGTCAAAGCTTTCCCGTCGATGGACATGAAGCGAAAATTCTTAATGTCTCGAAAGTGCCTCGACGAGCTGCTTCTTTTAGAAGAAGAATCAGGAAACTTTGCTGAAGCAGCGGAAATAGCATGGCTGAATGGTGATATTCTTTGTGAAGCTGATCTTCTCGGGAAGGGAGGGGATTTCGATAAGGCGTGCTCACTCGTCCTTTTATATGTGCTCTCTCACTCCTTATGGATGGACGGAAGCGAAGGTTGGCCTTTGAAATCGTTCGTGCGAAAGGATGAACTCCTAAAGAAGGCGACGTCGTTCGCGAAGCATGGGTCAAATTTTGAAACCATGTGCACTGAGATTAAAGTTTTAGCACGTGAGTCAGCTGACTGGTCCGACTTGAAGCATATATTCAGTTCCTCTCAGAAAAGTAAAAGTTTCCttggtgaaatgttgtgctgtaGAAAAATCTTGGATTTTCATATTCGAGTGGATGTAAAGAAGTATGTTTGGGATGATAAGTTATTGGGCAATCTACATGATTTGGAAGAACTGATTTCGTGCTGCCAGGTTAGTGTTGGGACAATGCTTCACTTTTGGAATTCGTGGAAGAAGAATGTCATCGATGTTCTTGATTCTATCCAGTGCCTCGGAGACGTAAATTATGGTGAATTCAAGGAGATTGGAGAATTCTGCCTAAAATACTTTGGCGCAAGGCAGCAGATGAATGGTCTCAACATTACGTATGTTCTGCTTCATCCAGCAGCCGAATGGGTCAAAAACATTCAAAACTTTGTCATTAAACGGAACAAACAGATGGTTTTTGTTGATGCTCGGCATTTTATTTCTGCTGCCCGGACTCATTGGCATACAGAATTACTCGTAGTTGGTCTTAAAGTTCTCGAAACTCTTGCATCCCTCTATGAGTTGGCCGTAAAGTCAATGCCTCTGTTTTGCCAGAGCATGTGCCTACTAAATGTGTACGAGATCGCAAAGTTTTTGTTGGATTCCGAACACCATGATGGGAGAATACATAACTTTCTGATATTGTCTGGAAAATACTTTGAAAAGATATTTCCCCTCGATCCCCGACAATCAATGGTGGACAGTATGATTGTTCTAAGGAGAACAAAGCTTTCATGTGACGTACTTCAAGAATTCATTGTTCGAGACATTGGCACCAGTGATCTTCTTAGTTATGGACAGATTGGAAGGATAGTGATGATATGGCTTGCTTCTGGCAATCTTTCCGAGGAGCTGTACAAGAAAGTTGTTGGAAGAATCCCATCGGATGTTCCTTGGAAGTCATTCTTTGAAACTCTCAATTGCATGAAACAGAGGGAATGTATGGAAGATTTTGAGTCAGGCGATTCTGTTGGAGGAAAATTGTTGGAATTTCAAGAAGTTCTATCGAGCGACGGTAATCTTGAATGTTCTGAGGGATCTTCAAACAATGCGGCGGAAACTATGGAGGTTACGTTATTGCGGGAATTTTGTGATGCTTTGCAGGATACCTTTAGCGCAAATTGGATGAAAATAGATGACTTTTTCTCCCCAGTGTGCTTCTTGTATCTTCTTGAGCGCTTCCTGATTTTGGTATCTCAATATCGTGGAATCTTCTTCACTGCAAAATCTTCATTTGTGGAGTGGCTGATATCTGAGCAATTTGAAGCCCGAAAGACTTCCACACATGCAATTAACACACAGCTTCTAGAAGAATTTTATGATTCCGTACTCGTGATGGTGCAAGAATTGATTTATGATAAAGCAGGTACAGTTAAGTGGATTGCACGATCGAGAATTAACATTCATGTGTACTATAAGCAAATGTTTTTGAGACTGGTTCTTGTCCTGTGCTTACTGTGTGTGAACTGTTGGAAATACTATGATGTTCTTTTCAAAGTACTCAGTATCGATGATGTTAGGAACCAGCTTCCGGAGGAACTTTATGACATTCTTCAGCGAGGAATGGAGATTAATTACGTTCAGATAAATGATTTTGGAGAAGCTTTTGAAAAGTGTGGAGATTCTCTTTTGGTTGTCACCCTTGGTGAGATTGTTACGGAAGTCGAGTGTCCCAATGTTGTTTCGGTGCAGTTGGGAACAAACTGCAGCAGAGAAGATATCTTGAGTTTGTTGCTTCCACCTAGAACTGACAGTTCACTAGTTCAAACTGTCACTGTTCCGGAAGTCATGTCTGATCCATCCGCGAAAATTTCCGTAATTTCTGGTGATCAACCAAACAGTTTGGCAATGCTACCTTCGGCAGTTACTTCCGTGTCAGATCAACAGATGAATTGGGCCGTGTTTCAGGAAATATCGAATGTCTTGAAGTCTATTGGCAATGATGGCTGTGGAACCTCTGCACTTGACTTAACGGTTAATCTGAAG GAGGAAATGAATGCTAATATGAACTTCTTGACGGGTGCAATTAATCTGTGCTCGGGGAAGAAACTTTATGCTGGCGAGGACATGATGGAGGAAGCGTGTAATATGCTTCAGGAGCTGTTACAACTCAATTCATTAATGAATAAAAG